Sequence from the Psilocybe cubensis strain MGC-MH-2018 chromosome 10, whole genome shotgun sequence genome:
CAGTTAATATCCAAGAGAACGGAACAGGGGTGGATAGTCTGACCTTGAAGAACTAAAACAAGAGCGGTGGTCAAAAACTCTTGCGTCTCGCGACTGATAGCGGCGCCACCGCTAAGGGCGATGCGTAGTCGCCCGCCAGTAGCTGCCCTGACGCCCGCCAAAACTACGGTGTCAGCCAACTTGGCAAGAACAGGcaagttcttcttcttcgctgcCATCGCACCATTGAATAGGGTTTTCTTGACGGATCCGGCAGCATGAACATTGTTGAGGATACCCTTTCGAATTGTTTCCCAAACTGCTGGAACACCAACCATAATGGAGGGTCGGAAGGCACCAATGTCACCTTTGCAATTTCTGACAGAAGCGTCTGTAAGGGTCTTGACACGGCCGTAACCGATGGGCATGCCAACAAAGAGCATAATCATCTCCACGATGTACTCCAGGACGTGAGCCAGAGGTAGGTAGGCGAGGTAGGTGTCTTCGTAGGTGAGATGATGTCCAAGCAAAACCTTTACTGATCCGACGGAGGCAATGAGATTAGAATGGGTGATGGTAACGCCCTTGGGAGCACCAGTACTCCCACTGGTATACATGATCAGGGCAATGTCATCAGCCTTGGGTCGTCGCGATGCAAGGATATCAATAGACTGAGTCTTCCCAAGCTCGCGAAGCTTGTTCAAGCTGAATACTTGAATGGTCTCACGGACGGAATGTAGGTCGTCAACAATCGCTTGCGTAGGCTCGCCGTCGAAGACGACATATTTGACGGTAGGAGTTTTCGCAAGAACTCTGTGAAGAGTCGGCAGTAGCTCGGCATTGGTGAAAAGACCAACACATTCAGGTTCGTTCAGAGAATGGGCAAGACCGTCTTCTCCGAGAGTGTCGTATGCAGTTGCAATGGGCGTTGAAATAGATGCGCAAGCATGTGCCATGAGTTGCCAGTTTGGGCTGGTGGTGCCGTTAGACCATGAAGCAAGGGGCTACGCAACGAAAAAATACCCACCTGGTCTGAGCATATACATTGAAAACGTCGTCCTTCGTCACACCAAGATGAACGAGCGCCCGAGCAACCTCAGAAATTGCTTCCTTAAGCTCGATAAAAGTGATGTATTTGTAGTCGCTGAGTTCGAAGAACTTCCACTTCTTCTTTTCGGTCACTTCTTTGCCGTCGACGACCTTcttcacctccttctcctcctcgacaATGTTAACAACGTCTCTCCAGCCAAGAGATTTTCTGTTTCCGTGCGTGCGCGCGGCATACTCAATCACGTCGTGCACAGTGTCGATGCCCTCGAATGGCTGGGTGACGAGACCGTCTTTGGAGAGGTAACATCTCCTTGTAGGGCCCTCCCCAGGACGAGCAGGAGGAGCGACCTCCACGGAGCCGGTGCCATGGTACCCTGGTTTGTTGGTGTGGAGCTTGGACATTCCTGAGGTATTATGTGGGTGTTGGAGAAAGAGAGCGGGATGATGCTCTTATGTCACTCTCTTACCTTTTGCCTGCTGTCACGCGATCCGCGCCGTGCCTAACTGTCACGCCACATACGCGCCAACTCCGATTCCACGCTTTGTTTTTCCACTTTTTTCGGCGACAAATTCCATTGCAAATATCTCAAACCCCAAAACAACTTCGGTCGGTGTAGAGGCATACTCTACGCTCCTCAACTAGCCCgtatctttcttttcttctctacTTTCTGCTTGAGGCTCCTGACGGCCGCCCAACCAAGTGTCCATTTCAACGCTTGGAAGTTGTACACTGAATTGCCCCATGGCTTGGCACTTCCTTGGAAGAAATTCAAGTAAAATGCATTTTGAGACCGTCAGAAACAAGGCATATTTATATTCCAGAATAGTATTCTTTGTGATCACGAGTCCGCACTGGCAATCATTTCATTGAGGACGATAGGACTGCTTATCGTAGTCCGCAACTTGAATCGTCTCGTCCTCATCACATTATCGGTATGATATGATCAATAGCAGGCGGGTTACTGGTCGCTATCCTGTGCCGAAcgtttctttcttccctccTGTGCTGAGGTATAACCCTATTATTTTATTGAATTCCTCAATAGTACTCCTCGATCCTCCTGCCTCCTCACCTGCATTATCCATGCTTGGCAAATGTCCGGATCATGATGTTTGGCTCCTAATTAGACTCTAGACGCCCCTTTAACCGAGCTCCACTTTTCCCCAGTCCCAGAACTTACCTATTAGGTGCGACTACAATTATCGGCGGAGGCAATGAGAGTCAAACAAGACACCCAAGCATCACTTGCTATCAATAACCAAGGTGCTGTGTATCTCACGCCGAGTCATAACCCCACCAATTGACTGTGCACAGCGAATCCAGTGACATAAACCTAAGCTATCCTAGGAGTCATAAGTCTAACGTCTTCAATTTCATAATGACTTGTAACCAGATAAATGAAAACACGAATGCTTGTCATCTACTCATCATTATTGGTCGGGGAATTTATTAATTAACCACTGCCTTTTGGCTCACCTCCGGATTCTGTGGAAATCCAAGCGACTGGGCGCTCTATGCACTCTCTATCGGTGTATCACGAAGGCAACCTACAGTCGGCGACGAAGTTGATTATTCTTCAAAGAGTCAGAAAGCGTCAACTTTCAAAGTCATTGAATAGTACATTATTAAGCTTATGCCCATAAGGATTTTTCTACCTCTAAAGGGCCAAAGACTCACTCGACGATCATCAACGTAATGCGTTAATCCGAATGTGTGAATATCTTCCGGAAGTCAGAAGTTGATTCCGCGTAGATGGCTCACAATAGCTCTCAATAGCTCTATGTTTTAGCATCACGGATACAAACATATCTAGAGTGGAAGTCTACAGACCACTACGACTCTAAAAATACGTCGCCATGATGTAATACTAATAGAACTAAGCAGAGCATGTTGTTCCTTTGTGCCGAAGACTTCGCGAAGCTGTCCAATAGGCATATAGAAAATTGACATCCATAACCTCGTGTAACTTCCTAGAACACAGCACAAAGATATTATTGGCCAACCATCCGTCGGCAATGGCGAATGTCATCATCGAAGCTCACACAGATGCCATCTAAGCGACAGGCCAGACCTAAAAGATAAGATCGAAGGACTGAAACGATATAAAAATTATAATTGGCAAAGTATTCAATAGATGGATGGTATATAagtatgatgatgatggatatAGAATTAGAGATGTCCAAAgagttgaaagaaaaaagaaaagatatgAACCAAAAGTGTACTATCTGGACTTATAAGCCTCCTGAAAACAGAGATATAGATCAGAATTTCACAACTGAGCCGTTAACGCagtaaaagaaaaagacataCCACAATCTGATTCTTAAACACATTTGAGATTTTCGAGCGTTGAATTTTGCGAGCAGCAGTGACAAATCCATTTTCTGGAGTCCACTCATCGGACGTCAGAATGACAGCCTGGAGCAACTCC
This genomic interval carries:
- a CDS encoding Long-chain-fatty-acid--CoA ligase 2 gives rise to the protein MSKLHTNKPGYHGTGSVEVAPPARPGEGPTRRCYLSKDGLVTQPFEGIDTVHDVIEYAARTHGNRKSLGWRDVVNIVEEEKEVKKVVDGKEVTEKKKWKFFELSDYKYITFIELKEAISEVARALVHLGVTKDDVFNVYAQTSPNWQLMAHACASISTPIATAYDTLGEDGLAHSLNEPECVGLFTNAELLPTLHRVLAKTPTVKYVVFDGEPTQAIVDDLHSVRETIQVFSLNKLRELGKTQSIDILASRRPKADDIALIMYTSGSTGAPKGVTITHSNLIASVGSVKVLLGHHLTYEDTYLAYLPLAHVLEYIVEMIMLFVGMPIGYGRVKTLTDASVRNCKGDIGAFRPSIMVGVPAVWETIRKGILNNVHAAGSVKKTLFNGAMAAKKKNLPVLAKLADTVVLAGVRAATGGRLRIALSGGAAISRETQEFLTTALVLVLQGYGMTESCGMCAILPPELMRYGSVGVPVPSIEVKLLDVPDAGYLSTNNPQQGEVCIRGPSVVKGYYKRPDLNEDENIFTKDGWLRTGDVGQWNSDGTLSLIDRLKNLIKLASGEYIALERLEAIFKSCNLVGNICVHATQEAKQPMAIIIPHEAHLRNALQAKDIDATRDLATLCKDPVVQELVLKGCNAIGKKNGFKAMELLQAVVLTPDEWTPESGLVTAAQKIQRAKIAKTFKSQIDEVYKHS